A genomic segment from Paenarthrobacter sp. A20 encodes:
- a CDS encoding cupin domain-containing protein, with amino-acid sequence MTTETVPFIVRPDEAKVFYEGPELCREYFRNDKLWFGSSLVNPGETGAVDPGHDGAWEVFYVVSGEGVMDDGEKEYPLSAGDTLAFPPNVPHRIHNRGTEPVLMVWAGGPSTPDTKTVEA; translated from the coding sequence ATGACCACCGAAACTGTTCCCTTCATCGTTCGTCCCGACGAAGCCAAGGTCTTCTATGAGGGTCCGGAACTCTGCCGCGAGTACTTCCGCAACGACAAGCTTTGGTTCGGCAGTTCACTCGTCAACCCAGGCGAGACCGGCGCCGTCGATCCAGGCCATGACGGCGCGTGGGAGGTCTTCTACGTCGTCTCAGGCGAAGGGGTCATGGACGACGGCGAAAAAGAGTATCCACTCTCGGCGGGTGACACCCTTGCTTTCCCGCCCAACGTGCCGCACCGGATCCACAACAGGGGCACTGAGCCGGTGCTTATGGTCTGGGCCGGCGGCCCCAGCACTCCCGACACCAAAACCGTCGAAGCTTAG
- a CDS encoding GntR family transcriptional regulator — MQENLVLDQVDGDGGAPGVGRHVSAAERAILGLRRRLADGSLSAGDRLPSEPRLAEELGVSRVSTRTALAQLESEGLISRRRGSGTYVNSVRPLVRSLHQNIGADQLISSTGHVPGVSEMSWRQSGADAEVAERLGLQLGEPVIHLYRVRTSDGTPVTVEHDYFPASLLPEQPFNLGASLYSFLSTVCGIEISFGIADLEPAFVGEERGAVLGVDSSELCMVIKQVDYDAAETPVSYSVEYHLASAFDFRLLRQGPAPKTRSKDRA, encoded by the coding sequence ATGCAAGAGAATTTAGTGCTTGATCAGGTCGATGGTGATGGGGGCGCACCGGGCGTCGGGAGGCACGTCAGTGCTGCTGAGCGGGCCATTCTTGGCTTGAGGCGGCGCCTAGCTGATGGTTCCTTGTCTGCGGGTGACAGGTTGCCGTCCGAGCCCAGGCTGGCCGAAGAGCTCGGCGTTAGCCGGGTCAGCACACGGACCGCGCTCGCCCAGCTCGAGAGCGAGGGACTCATAAGTCGTCGACGCGGATCGGGGACGTACGTCAATTCCGTGAGACCTCTGGTCAGAAGTCTGCATCAGAACATAGGTGCCGACCAGTTGATTTCTTCCACGGGCCACGTTCCAGGAGTTTCTGAGATGTCCTGGCGCCAAAGCGGGGCCGACGCGGAAGTGGCGGAGCGTCTCGGTCTTCAACTCGGAGAACCAGTCATTCACCTTTACCGCGTGCGGACCTCTGATGGAACGCCTGTCACCGTGGAACACGACTATTTCCCAGCCTCCTTGCTCCCCGAACAACCCTTCAACCTGGGAGCATCGCTTTATTCGTTCCTCTCGACCGTCTGCGGGATTGAGATCTCGTTCGGGATCGCCGATCTCGAACCTGCGTTCGTGGGCGAGGAAAGAGGTGCCGTACTGGGGGTGGACAGCTCCGAACTGTGCATGGTGATCAAGCAGGTGGACTACGACGCTGCTGAAACCCCGGTGTCTTACTCCGTGGAGTACCACCTCGCCAGTGCCTTCGATTTCAGGCTCCTGCGGCAAGGACCGGCTCCCAAAACTCGTTCCAAAGATCGGGCATGA